The genomic region AGCTCTGGGTCATCTCCTCGGGGCTGCGCTCGCGACTGCTGCCCGCCTCCCTCGCCTGAGCGGGACACTCGGCTCAGCGGGCAGTGGAAGCGCCAGGATCGGACGAATCGTCGACCCGCTCTGTGTCGCATTCGTCGAATGGAGCTCACTCCCGCCCCCCACGGCTTGGGCGCCTGGGGGAGGAGGTGGTTACCCTCGGCACATCCTCAAAGGAGGAACCTGCATGTCGAGTGAGGTCCGGACACCTCCGGATGTGAACGCTGAGACTCCTGAAGCTCCCCCCGCTGCCTCGGCTCCCGAGCCGCAGCCGGTGCTGAGCGTGAATGACACCGGCGCGGTCAGCGCGCGCAAGCGGGGCAAGTCGGGCGCGACGGCCAGGACGGCTCGCACCACCGCCAGGCGCAAGCCCGAGAAGAAGCTGCCCGCCTCCCAGAAGACGGCGAAGAAGGCGGCGAAGAAGGCGGCGGGCACCAAGGGGCGGTTCAAGTCCACGACCGACGCGGCGGGCAGCTGGAAGTCGGCCGCGAAGCGCACCTCGGGCAGCAAGCCGACCGCCGCGCAGAAGAAGACGCCCAAGAAGTCCACCGCCCGGAAGGCGGCTCCGGCGCGCAAGGCGGCTCGCTCGAAGCGCACTGGCGGGCGCTGAGCCCGCGGCCTCCGCGCGGGAACGACGGGCTCACGTGTGAAGCACGCGTGAACCCGGCGGCGCTCACTGCTTAGATGGCTCCACCAGGAGACATCGGATGACCGCTGCGAACCTCTTGCCGGGTATCTCTTCCTCGAAGCTCGCCACCTCCCGACTCGGAACGCACCTGCTGTCGAGCGGCGCTCCCGGTGGCGAGCCCGTCGTCCTCCTCCATGGCAACGTCTCCTCGGGCCGCTTCTACGAGGAGCTCATGGCCGCGATGCCGCCGCGCTACCGGTGCCTGGCTCCGGACCTGCGCGGCTATGGCGGCTCGGATCGCGCGCCCATCGATGCGACGCGCGGCATGCGCGACTTCTCCGATGACCTGTTCGAGCTCCTGAGCCAGCCGGAGGTGCTCCCCGCGAAGCGGAAGGTGCACCTGCTGGGCTGGTCCGCGGGCGGCGGTGTCGCGATGCAGTTCGCCATCGATCACCCGGAGCGTGTGACCTCGCTGATCCTCATGGCGCCGGTGTCTCCCTACGGCTTCGGCGGCACGAAGGGCCTGGACGGGGCGCCCTGCTGGCCGGACTTCGCCGGGTGTGGCGGCGGCGGGGCGAACCCGGAGTTCGTCAAGCGCATCGCGGGCCAGGACACCTCGGAGGAGAGCCCCTTCTCCCCGCGCAACGTGATGAACCAGTTCTACTTCAGGCCTCCGTTCCGGGTGCCGCGTGCGCGCGAGGACGTGCTCGTCTCGGAGATGCTCCGGATGGCCGTCAGCGATGGCACGTACCCGGGGAACATGGAGCCCTCGGCGAACTGGCCGGGCGTGGCGCCGGGCAGGCTGGGCATGAACAACGCCCTCTCGGGGCGCTACTGCAACCTCACGGCGCTCGCGGACATCTCGCCGCGCCCGCCCGTGCTGTGGATCCGAGGCGACTCGGATCAGATCGTCTCGGACAGCTCGCTCTTCGACTTCGGCCAGCTCGGCAAGCTGGGCCTGGTGCCCGGCTGGCCGGGCGAGTCGGTGTTCCCTCCGCAGCCCATGGTGGGACAGATGCGCGCGCTGCTCGACAGGTACCGCGCGCGAGGCGGCACCGCTCGCGAGGAGGTGCTCGAGGGCGTGGGCCACTCGCCGCACCTCGAGGCACCCGAGAAGTTCCGCGCGCTGCTCGTGGGCTTCCTGGAGCAAGTGGCACCTCGCTGAGCGGCCCCGGGTGAGGCATTGCCTCCACGTGCGGCATCTATCCGCGAAGGTGCGCCAGGGGGAGAGAACAGCGGCAGATCCTGGCGCGGAGCGGAATTTTTCCGCTGCGGATCCGCGAAGAGTGCGGCGCGCGTCCACCTCCGCGCAGCGAGTCTCCGTTGACGTTTCGCCCCGGTGAGCGCTCCATTAGGAGGGTCAGAAAGGGGTGACTCATGGGCTCGAAGGAGGACGGTAGTAGCAGCCTCACGATCGCGCGAGGAGATGCCTCCAGTGGACCCGACAGCGCACGCTCGCCCGTGCTGGGCGGCATGTCGGAAGCGGAGCTCGACGCGATCGTCAGCATGCTCCGCACGGACAAGAACCTGGTCGTCGCGGCGGTCCCCGCGGCGTCCGAGCGCCTGGGCGCGCTGACCGAGCAGCTGCTCCGAAGCAGCTCCGGCCTGCTCCTCGATCCGCGCGAGGCGCGCGAGGAGGCCGCGCGACAGGCCTGGTACATCGGGCTGGGTGAGAAGGTGGCGGGGCCGCTCGACATCGCGGCGCTGCGGACGCACTGGGAGCGCGGAGAGCTGGGGCCCGACTCGCTGTGCTGGCGCAAGGGCTTCGATGGCTGGCAGCCGGTGTGCCGGGTGCACGGGCTGGCGGAACTCCTGTCACCTCGGGCGAATCTCGATCCCTCGACGCCCGAGGACCTGGTGCCCAACCCTCGCGCCGACGCGCTGGACTTCCCGCTCAAGGGCGCCGAGGCCCTGCGCATCCTCGCGGAGGACACACCGCCGCCGCTGCCCATCCTGGCGCCCTCGCTCCCGCCTCCAGTCCTGGAGCCCGAGCCCGTAACGGCGCCCGCGCTCGAGGCCGAGCCGGACACCGTGCCAGACGCGCCTCGCGCCCAGGACGTCGCCGGAGTGCACGCGCTGCTGCCCGCGACTCCGCCCACGCGGGTGGAGGTACGCGTTCGGGGAGGCGCCTGGCTCGCGCTCGGTGGCGGGCTCGTGGGCGGAATACTCGTGAGCGGCGCGGTGTGGCTGCTCGGCCTGTCGGCTGGGGGAGGCCTGCTCGCTCGTGGAGCTTCGTCCGAGACCACCACGCCCGCCCGCGGCGGCGAGGCCACGACCTCGGCTCCCGCGCGCGCTCCGGTGAACGCGACGACGCCCCGGGCTGCCGTGGCCTCCAAGCCGGAGCTGACGGCGCCCGTCCCGCTGAGCGCCACGCCGCTTCCGGCCTCCGAGCCTGCCAGGGCCGATGCCATGGCCCCCGTGCCGGCCATCAGCGCGGGCTCCGGCATCGCGAGCAGTGGCGTCTCCAAGCCGGACGTCACGGCGCTCGTGCCGGCCGTCGGTGCTGGCTCCGGCCTCGGCGGCGCTGCCGTCTCCAAGGCGACGCCTGGCTCCACGCTGACGCCGCTGGCCCGGCCGACGCCGACGGGAGCCGAGACCGTGGCCGCTCCGCCGCGCGCCGTCGCTTCGGTGCGCCCCGCGCCGGTGGATCCGTCCATGAGCAAGCCCACGAAGACGGAGCTGGCCTTCCAGTCCGAGCCTTCGGCTCCCAAGGCCGTGGCCGCTCGAGCCGCCGAGGCGAAGGAGGAGGAAGAGGACGACGAGCTGAGCCTGGACGAGGACTTCGAGCGCGAGCTCTTCGATCCCGCGAAGCGGGCCGTGCCCGCCAAACGCACGGTCTGGGTTCCTCCCGCGCCGACGCCCAAGGAGCCTCCCGCCTCGCTCGCCGAGTCCGACGTCTTCTCCGTGGTGGTCGCGAACAAGGCGGACATCACGTCGTGCGTCAGCGCCCAGAAGCTCCAGTCCGAGGACGGCAGCCGCAAGGTGGTGGTGCGCTGGACCATCCTGCCCAGCGGCCGGGTGACGGACGTCGTCACGGAGACCGCGAAGCTCCGGGGCACGCCGCTGGCCCTGTGTCTGGAGGAGAAAATCCGCGCCTGGACGTTCCCTCGGCACCGCGAGCAGGGCGGCCCGGTCCGCTTCCCGTTCGTGTTCTGAGCCCAGGCCGGCCCGACGCAGAGGGCCCGAGTCCACCCTCGCCTCCGATCCGCCCCCCTGTCGGGCGGACCCTATCCGAACTGGTCTGCTTGTCATACCAGTTGGGAACCGGTCCGCTCACAGGGCACCTTCATGGCAGAGCGGCTCCCTTGGTCCGGGAACCTCCCTCGAGGGTGCAAGAACTCCTTCAGGCTCCTCAGGCCCGCAACGGAGAAGGGCTCCCAGGTCGCCCCGGGAGCCCTCCTGTACGGCCGCTACGAGGCGGTGACTCCTCCCCGCCCGCTCAGGCCGGGAGGAGTCCGGTGAGGCTCAGCGCCCCACGAGGCCGCGGCCCTGCGTCGTCGAGCCCGGCGCGATCGTCTGCGCGAGCGGCGACACGACGGTGAAGGCCAGGTCATCGCGCTCGTTGTAGCTGCCACCCGCGCAGGTGTTCACCACGCCGCCGTACCGGATCTGCGCGCGGACGGCGTGCGTGCCCGGCGTGCTCCCCGCGTTGAAGTTCTGGGAGAACACCTTCGGCCCGGAGCCCGTGCAGGCCAGGCCCGTGACGAGCGGCGTCCAGGACGGCGAGGCCGCGTTGGTCGTGTAGTACAGGTCCACCCGGTCCGTGCCGCTCTGGCACCACACCGACACGTCGAGCTTCAGCGCCGTGCCCGGCATGATGGTGCTCCGGTCCACGCTCTTGAGCACCAGCTTGTCGATGCTCTCGTCCACGTGGAAGGTGCCGGCGTTGCCGTCCGCGCACGTGCCACCCAGCGTATTGGGCCGGTTGCTCTCGACACCGCCGTACATGGAGCCGCGGCCGCGCACGAGCGTGCCGGTGTCGCACCCGCAGCCGGAGGCGCAGTACGGCGTCTTGAAGTTGGGGTTGTAGATGGCCGTCGAGGGCGAGCAGACGTTCGCGGTGGTGAAGCTGGCCGTGGTGTACGAGCCCTCGCTGCACGAGTCCTTCGCGCGAGCCCGCCAGTAATAGGTGGTGTTCGGCACCAGGGCGCTGGACACCGTCCAGGAGCTGTCGCTCACACCCGAGGCCGAGGCCACGACGTTGTTGAAGGCGGAGTCCAGCGCCACCTGCACGTCATACCCATCGGCCAGCGGCACGTCGCTCCAGTCGAGCGAGGGCTGGTGGGCGACACCGGTGGCCCCATCGGCCGGGCTGGAGGACGAAGGCGTGCCGAGCGCCACGCACGCGCGCGTGGTGAACGAGCCAGCCGAGGTCCACGGGGTGGCGCCACCGCACGAGGAGACGGCCCTCACGCGCCAGTAGTACGTGGTGACGTCCTCGAGGGCCGGCGTCACGGCCCACTCGCTGGAGGTCAGCCCCTGCGCCGCGCGCGCGATGGTGGTGAAGTTCGGGTCCGTGGACACCTGCACGTCGTACTTGACGCCCTCCACGTCGTTCCAGTCCAGCGGCCCGGTGAACTGCACGTCCACGCTGCCGTCGAGCGGGCCCTCGCGGACCGGCGAGATGGTCGGAGCCAGGCATCCCGGCGTCACGCAGGTGCACGTGCTGGCCGGGGTGTAGCAGGCGGAGCTCGAGCCGGCGGCGACGACCGAGTAGCAGTAGGAGCGGTCATTGGCCACCTCGGGGTCCGTGTAGCTGGTGCCCGTCACGGTGGCGATCTTCGAGTTGCCGAAGTTGCAGCCGGCGAAGCCCTCGGTCTTCATCACCCAGTACTGGGAAGCACCGGGGACCGAGCTCCAGCTGAGGTCCACCTGGCTATGGGCCGCCGTGGCGCTCATCGCGGGCGCCGTCTTCGGAGCGTTGGTCGCGCAGCCGCCGTCCACGGGGGCCGGCGTGTTGCAGGCGATGCCGTGGCGGTTGAAGGCCGCGTAGATGGCCGTCATGTGCGGGGTGCCGTTGGCCAGGTTGCCGTCGTCGTCATCGGCCGCCAGCCACTGCATGTAGCCGTTGGTGGCGCCGCAGCCGTCCGAGGTGCCGGCGTTGCAGTCGCAGCCGTGCCACGAGCCGACGTTACCGCTGCCCTGGTAGAAGACCTTGTTGCCCACCAGGAAGGCCGACTGCGCGTCCAGGTTGAAGGGCGGCGCGCGCAGGTCCCGGGCGACGAAGTCCCAGGCGGCCTGGCGCGTCGGGCCGGCGGAGCAGTGCACCTGCCTGCCGCAGGGGCCGCTGCCCGAGTCGCACCGCGAGCAGCTGAAGTTCGCGGGCGTCTGGGGCGTGGGCGGGTTGTGCTTGGCGTAGTCGGAGTCGCGCACGCCGGAGCAGTCCGTGGCGCACCACGGCGAGCCGGTGCGGGCCTCGTTCACGTTGAAGCCGGTGCCGTCCGCCGTCTGGCCGCAGCCCCGGTCGGAGGTGTGGAAGAAGCCGTGGCCCACGCACGACGCCTGCAACCGGTAGTTGGCCGCGATGTCCGCGTAGCCCTCGCTCGAGCTGCTCAGCGTGCCGTTGGCGTCGTTGTTGTCGATGCCGTGGCCCCACTCGTGGTCGAACACCGCGCCAATCTCACCGGTGTTCCGGCAGCCGCCGCCGCTCCGGTAGAAGTTGACCGTCTGCCCCAGCGAGTCCCAGAAGGCGTTGCACGTCTGGTTGAGGTTGACGTTGGCGACGAGCTGCCCCTGCAGCCACGTGTTGGTGGGGAGCCAGCCGCGCGCCTGCTCCTTGAGCTTGTTCAGCTCGTAGAAGCACGAGCGCGCCGAGGCCGTGTTGCCCGCGCCCCCGCCGCCCGTGGTGCAGTCGTGGTGGCCGTTGACGCCGCCCAGGTCCAGCGTGCCCGCGGCGCTGAAGGTGACGGCGCCGCAGCTGTCGTTGATCTTCACGTACTTGCCCGACAGCGTCGTGGTGACGGTGCCGCTGCCGGAGTAGTCGTACACGCCGGCGCCGTCCGTGAAGTCGTTCGGCGCGGGCAGGCCCGTGTTGGTCCACGGCATGGGCGAATTCAGCTGCAGCGTGCCGCACGTGGCGTCCGAGGGGCAGATCTCCGTGTTGGTGGACGGGTAGATGCCGCCCTTCACGCTGGCATCGAGGTAGCTGTTGGTGTCCTCGAAGGACAGCAGCTCGCCCGTCTGCGCGTCCACGGACACCTTCCAGTGCTCCAGCTCACCGGTGCGCTGGAAGCCATACGTCCACACCAGCCGGTGGTTGTAGCCGACGCCGAAGTTGCCGGTGAAGGTGTGACCGTTCTGCTGCTCGGCGCGGGCCAGCGAGAGGACCTCGAGCGTGGGCTGCTGCCACAGCTCGCCCGGCGTCTCGAAGAAGCCGAGGGCATCGCCCGCGAACCCCATGGCCTCCTCCGGCTTCACGCGCGGCTGGAGGCTCACGCTGGGGCTCACATGCGCCCAGGCCTCGGTGCCCAGGAGGATGAGGTTGCCGCTGTTGATGGTGGCCGCCACGCGCGCGTGGCGCACGGGGATGCCGTTCACCTGCTGCGGGATGTGGACCTGCCACAGCGTGTCCGACACCTGCGTCACGCGCGGCTCGCCCAGCTGCAGCGGATCCACGCCGATGGCCGCGTGGTTGTCCGCGATGAACTTGACGATGAGGTCACCCACCACCGCCGCGTCCACCTTGGCGACCGGGCGCCCCAGCTGCTGCCGCAGCGAGCTGAGCGACACGGTGTTGCCCGTGCCCGTGCCGGGGATGAGGGGGATGACGCCCTGGATGGAGCTGGCCGAGCCGGTGCGCAGGTCCACGTAGACGTTGAAGTCGCGGCCGTTGCGCGCGAAGAAATCGCTCCAGGCGCTCGCGTTGAGCGAGCTCATCCGCGCCTGAGCCTCCTTGAGCGGCGTATTGATGATGGGGAGATACAGCTCCGGCTTGAAGAAGGCCTTGCTCGAAAGGGAACTCGGACCTGACTCGGGAGGAACGATCGCCTGGCTCGTCGCCGCGATGAGCAGCGCGAGACAGGCGATCAACTTCATGGTGTGGCGCATGTACAGCTCTCCTGATGGGGGAACTACGGGCCGTGGGACCGCAGATGGTCCCAGGGAGGGGCGGCGGTCCTGTAGACCAGTGCCCTATTAGATACAAGAACGGGGGGCATCAGTCACAGGGGCACCGCTTCTCTCGAATTCCGAGAGGCCGATGCGCCCCGCTCACCCAGGGACGAGCTCCACGGGTAGCACCCTGGGTCCGCGCACGGACAGGGAGAGGTTCCACGCCACGGGGCCTCGGGGGAGGATGGAGCTGAAGCGCGACAGGAGCGCCTCCAGGCCCAGCCGCGCCTCCAGCCGGGCCAGCGACGCGCCCAGGCAGAAGTGGATGCCGTGGCCGAAGGGCATGTTCTGGGGCCCGGGCCGGTCCAGGTCGAACTGGTCGGCGCCGGGGAAGCGCGCCTCGTCCCGGCTGGCCGAGGCCAGGAGCACCAGCATCCAGGAGCCCGCGGGCAGCCGCACCCCGCCCAGCTCCGTCTCCTCCTTGGAGATGCGCATGAGGCCATGGACGGGCGGCTCGTAGCGCAGCACCTCCTCCACCAGCTTCGGCAGCACCGAGCGATCCGCGCGCGCGCGCCCCAGCACGTCCGGGCGCTCCATCAGCAGGCGCACGGCGTGGTTGAGCAGGTGGATGGTCGTCTCCATCCCGGCGATGAGGAGCATGAACAGGAAGCTCAGCAGCTCCTCGTCCGTCAGCGCCTGTCCGTCCACTCGCGCCGAGAGCAGCTCGCTCACCATGTCCTCGCCCGGGGCGCGGCGGCGGTCCGCGAGGACCTGGGACAGGTGCCCGCGCGCCACGCGCACGGTGGAGCGTATCTGCTCCATCCGCTCGGTATCCCCTGGAGCGACGGAGGAGGTGCTCGTCAGATCATCCGCCCAGCGCGCGAAGAAGGGCTGGAGCGAGACGTCCAGCCCCAGCAGCTCGCGCATGACGCCCGAGGGGAGGGGGCGGGTGAACGCCTCGATGAGATCGACCGTCTGGCCAGCAACCAGCCGGTCGGCGAGCGACTCGGCGAGGACGCGCACCCAGGGCTCCATCCGGCTCAGGGCGGTGGGGCCGAAGGCGCGGCTGACGAGCGCCCGCAGCCGCCCATGCACGGGAGGATCGTGGACGATCATCGCGTGCGCGAAGGGCGCATCCTCGAGCCAGGGCGGGCAGGTGACGCGGCGCATGCCCTCGGAGGAGAAGAGCTGGGGGTTCTTGAGGACGGCGACGACGTCATCGAAGCGGGTCACCGCCCAGAAGCCGCCGGGATCCACCTGGGACACGGGAGCGGTGCGTCGCAGCTCGGCGTAGTACGGGTACGGGTTGGCACGTACCTCGGGAGCCAACAGGTTCAACCGTGAGCCCATAGCTTCCTTGAATGTCGAGAGGGGGGCGCAGGCTAGACGCACTCCCCACGAAATGCAGGCAAAAGGTGTGGGGAACGGCGTCGGCCACCGTGGAGGAGGCTAGGCTGCCGCTCGCCGATGAGCCCGATGCGCCGCGCCACCGCCGAGGACAACGCCGCCCTGCTGGAGCTGTTCGGCGCCGTGCCGATGCAGGGGGAGCTGGTGCTGTCCACCCAGCGCTCGCCGGACTACTTCGCCCTCTTCGAGCTGCAGCGCGGCGCCACCGAGGTGTGGGTCCACGAGGAAGGAGGCCGGCTCGACGGCATGGGCGCCATCCACGTGCGGGAGGGATGGTTGGAGGGCCAGCCTTGTCGGGTGGGCTACCTGGGAGATCTCCGGGCGCGCTTCTCGGCGCGTCGCAGCCGAGGGCTGTCCCGCTTCTATGGGCCCACCCTGGAGGAGGCGGCCGAGCGTCACGGGGTGAGCGCCTTCCTCACGGCGGTGATGGCCACCAACGCGGGGGCGCTCCAGGCGCTGGTGAGGCGCAAGGCGTCGCGGGCGGCGCAGCCACACTATGCGCTGCTGCGCCGCTTCTCGGCGGTGTCCGTCCAGTTCGTGCTGCGCCGCAAGCCGCGCCCGAGCCCCTATACGGTGCGCCGCGCCACGCCGGAGGACGTGCCCGCGATGGCGGCGATGCTGGACGCGGACCACCGCGCGCGGCCCTTCGGGTACCGGTATGACCTGGGCGAGCTGGAGCACCGGCTGGCGCGCTGGCCCGGGCTGGCGGTGGAGCACTGCTACCTCGCCTTCGACGGGGACGGACGCCTGGTGGGGTGCACCTCGGCGTGGGATGCGGCGGCGGTGAAGCGCTACCGGGTGCTGGCGTACCGGGGCGGGATGCGGTGGGTGCGGTTCGGCTTCGATGCGCTGGCCACGGTGGTGGGAGCGCCGCGGCTGCCTGAGCCCGGCCAGGACTTCCGCTACTTCTACCTGTGCAACACAAGCATCGCGGGGGAGGACCCGGCCATCTTCCGCGCGCTGCTGGAGCACGTGTACGCGGACCACCATGGCCGGGGCTTCCACTTCTTCACGCTGCAGCTGGACGAGGGGGACGCGCTCGCGCCCGCGCTGAAGGGCTTCCTGCTGCGCCGGCTGGACTTCCACCTCTACGCCGTCACTCCGGCCAGCCGCCCGAGGGAGCAGTTCCCCCCCGGGCGCACCGGCTTCGAGATCGCCCTGCCCTGAGCGCGCGGCTCGCGGCCCGGGCGGGCTACACCTGGTGGAGCTTCCAGCGTCCCCGCCGGAAGAGGACGACGCTGACCACGGCGAGCATGCAGTAGCTGATGAGGATGGAGAGGAAGGCGCCCGACGGCCCCAGCCCCATCGGATTCGCGAGCACCCAGGCGAGCGGCAGCTCCAGCACCCAGAAGCAGCCCAGGTTCATGAGGGTGGGCGTCACCGTATCCCCGGCGCCGTTGAAGGCCTGCTCGAGCACCAGGGCGAAGGCGTAGAAGAGGAAGCCACAGCTCACGATGCGCAGGCACCTCACGCCGTACGTGGCGGCTTCGGCATCCTGGGTGAAGAGGCCGATGAGCGGCTCGGCCGCGAGGATGAAGATGAGCCCCACGGAGCCGAGGAAGATCATGTTGTAGCGGGCCGCGGTCCACACGGCCTGCTCGCCGCGCTCGGGCTTGCCGGCGCCGAGGCTCTGGCCCACGAGGGTGGCGGCGGCATTGCCCAGCCCCCACGAGGGCAGCAGGGCGAACAGGATGATGCGCATGGCGATGGTGTAGCCGGCGGTGGCGGTGCTGCCGAAGACGGCGACGATGCGTGCCAGGACCATCCAGCTGGACGTGGCCACGAAGGCCTGGAACATGCCGGTGCCGGACAGCCGCAGCATGCTGAGCATCGTCCGCGGCTCCAGGCGGATGTGCTCGAGCCGCACGCGGAGGTGGCCGCTGCCCCGAGCCAGGCAGTAGAGCTGGTACACCACGCCCATGCTCCGGCCGAACGCGGTGGCCACCGCCGCGCCCGCGACGCCCATCGCGGGGAAGGGCCCCCACCCGAAGATGAGACAGGGAGCCAGGACGATGTTGAGGCCATTGGCCAGCCACAGCGTGCGCATGGCGACGGCGGCATCGCCCGCGCCACGAAAGATGGCGTTGATGAGGAACAGGAGGACGACGCTGCTCATGCTCGCCAGCATGATCTGCGTGTAGCGAACGCCGTGCTCGAGCACCCAGGGCGAGCCTCCCATGAGCGCCAGGAGCGACCGGGAGAACGAGGCACCGATGATGCAGAAGGGCACGCTCAGCAGGATGCCCAGGCCGATGGCCTGCACGGCGCTGCGAGCGGCCTGGTCGTGGGCCTTCTCACCGATGCGCCGGGAGACGGTGGCCGAGGCGCCGATGCTCAGCCCCATGGCGACGGCATAGATGATGGTGAAGACGGCCTCGGTGAGGCCCACGGTGGCGACGGCGTCGGGACCGAGCCGGCCCACGAAGAAGACGTCGACCACCGCGAAGATGGACTCGAGCACCGTCTCCAGCACCATGGGGACGGAGAGCAGGAAGATGGAGCGGCCGAGGGAGCCCTCGGTGAAGTCCGCGTGCGAGCCGCGGACGGCCTCCTTGAGGGCGGCCCAGAAGCTCTGGGGGGCGGGCGTGGAGGGACGTCCTGCGTCCTGTGAGAGCTCAGTTTCCGAGTGAGGTGCTTCCGTCATATCGCCCTTCCTCCACGCCCGGTGCCGGATGGGCGGGAAAACTAGCCGGAGGACCGCCTCGGGTCGATCCATCTGACAGGACTAACGAAGGGGCAGCACACGGAAGGCGATGTCCTGCTCGTAGCCCAGGCGGCGAGCCGTCTCCACGAAGCGCTCGGAGGCGATGATGGCCGTGGGGAAGTCCTCCAGCCGGAACGCATCCAGCTCTGGGGGAACAGAGGAGGCTCGCAGGATGAGCTCCTCCGGACGCTTCCACCCCTTGCGACCACACTTCGTGCAGGGCTCTGGTCGGTACTCCGGCAGGCAGTCCGGATGCGCCTGACCGCGAGGCAGCAGCTCCAGCTCGAGCAGCTCCGGCGGGTTCTTCTGGCGAAAGCGCAGCTCGGTGTGACAGCCCTTGAGGCCCTGGACTCCTTCGGCTTGCAGGCGCTCCAGCGCCTCGCGCCTCATCAGCAGCATCCACGAGGAGTACAGGAAGCATAGTCCTCCTCTAGCCGAGCCGTGTATTTCTCCTGATCCGGCAGGCGGGAGAGATCCACGGAGGGATAGGCATCCGAGAGGCCCACCCCAGACCGCATCACACTGGGGACAGTGCACTCCAGGGAGAAACCATCGGCGCTCGACGTTGTGGGAGCCGGAATAGCGCGGCTCCTGGACCCCCTCCATGACGTAAGTAACGCATCGTCCCTCAGTAACCTCCAATGGGAGGAGGCTGCGTCCACTGACGCCAATACGGGACAACCGGACCGAAGAGCCCGAACTCATAGATGAGCTGTCCCGCATACCTCATGATTTCTTCCTTCGACGCTCCTCGGCCAGCTGCGAGGGCAGTGAGCCCGGCGCACAGCAGCAGCCACACCCAACCTCGAAGCACCTCGATCATGGCCCGCGAACGTACCGCGTCACGGCCAGGCCGCATCCCGAACAGCAAGTTGCAAGCTCATCGCACGCACGGCGCGGCGCGCCATGAGAAACAGAGTAGGGAGCTTTTGCCAGCTCGGCGGAGAACTCCTACCCTGCTGGCCCCACTTCGCGAGGCTCCGTCTCCGGCCTCCGGGAGGTTTCCATGCACTTGTTTTCCAGGACAGGGTGGCTGACCGCCGCGACCTGTGCCGTGTTGCTCGGTGCCGGCGGTGAGGCCTTGGCCGCCGACGGCGTCGTCTTCGTCCACGGCACGGGCGACCAGACGCCGAGCTCGGCCACGAGCGGCTACTGGACGCAGTCGTCCATCGACACCATGCGCAATGGCCGGCCCTACCTCATCATCGGCTACCCGGGCGCCACGTGCGCCGGCTTCAGCCAGTGCAGCTGGGGCCCGATCGTCGATCAGATCGTCCCCTGGATGAACACCAACAACATCACCCGCTTCACCGTCATCACCCACTCGAATGGCTCGAGCCCGCTGCGGTACATGCTCGGCCACACCGGCGCGGTGAGCCCCAACGGCAACGTCGTCAACACGGTGACGAGCCGCATCTCCCAGGTCATCTTCATGGCGCCGGACCTCGCCGGCACGCCCCTGGCCAACCAGGTGACGACGAGCGGCTCCTTCCTGAACATCGCCAACAGCGTCGTCGAGTTCTTCGGTGGGGGCAGCTACAACAACCCCGCCGTGGTGCAGCAGCGCACCGACAACATGCGCGTCTACAACTCGAACGGCACCTTCGCGGGAGGCCAGGGTGCGACGACGGTGGGCGGCAAGCCCATCTCGGTGGTGCGCGGCAACCGCGTCTACGCCAACCTCTTCTCGAGCGACGCGCACTGCGGTGGCTACTTCTACACCATCGGCCTGAAGGCGGCGGCGCTGCTCGGCTGGGGCAGCTTCAACGCCGGCACGGACGGCTTCATCGGCAACGACAGCTCGGGCTACTTCGGCAACATCATCATCGACGACGGCCGCCTCAACCACCACCAGTCGCGCCGCAGCTGCCACAACAGCGGCAACCTGGTGGCGCAGAAGGTCGCCAGCGCGCCCATTCCGCCGCCCTCCAGCCAGACGTACGCGCCGGAGACGAACGTGCAGGGCGCGGGGCTCGCCTGCAACAACTACTACTCGGGCTACGCCACGGACTTCATGACCAACCACACCGTGTGGAAGTACGGCTGCTCCAGCAGCATGCTCACCAACGGCTACCCCGAGCCCGACTGCCTCATCTCCTACGGCTACTCGAGCA from Hyalangium gracile harbors:
- a CDS encoding alpha/beta fold hydrolase, producing the protein MTAANLLPGISSSKLATSRLGTHLLSSGAPGGEPVVLLHGNVSSGRFYEELMAAMPPRYRCLAPDLRGYGGSDRAPIDATRGMRDFSDDLFELLSQPEVLPAKRKVHLLGWSAGGGVAMQFAIDHPERVTSLILMAPVSPYGFGGTKGLDGAPCWPDFAGCGGGGANPEFVKRIAGQDTSEESPFSPRNVMNQFYFRPPFRVPRAREDVLVSEMLRMAVSDGTYPGNMEPSANWPGVAPGRLGMNNALSGRYCNLTALADISPRPPVLWIRGDSDQIVSDSSLFDFGQLGKLGLVPGWPGESVFPPQPMVGQMRALLDRYRARGGTAREEVLEGVGHSPHLEAPEKFRALLVGFLEQVAPR
- a CDS encoding AgmX/PglI C-terminal domain-containing protein — translated: MGSKEDGSSSLTIARGDASSGPDSARSPVLGGMSEAELDAIVSMLRTDKNLVVAAVPAASERLGALTEQLLRSSSGLLLDPREAREEAARQAWYIGLGEKVAGPLDIAALRTHWERGELGPDSLCWRKGFDGWQPVCRVHGLAELLSPRANLDPSTPEDLVPNPRADALDFPLKGAEALRILAEDTPPPLPILAPSLPPPVLEPEPVTAPALEAEPDTVPDAPRAQDVAGVHALLPATPPTRVEVRVRGGAWLALGGGLVGGILVSGAVWLLGLSAGGGLLARGASSETTTPARGGEATTSAPARAPVNATTPRAAVASKPELTAPVPLSATPLPASEPARADAMAPVPAISAGSGIASSGVSKPDVTALVPAVGAGSGLGGAAVSKATPGSTLTPLARPTPTGAETVAAPPRAVASVRPAPVDPSMSKPTKTELAFQSEPSAPKAVAARAAEAKEEEEDDELSLDEDFERELFDPAKRAVPAKRTVWVPPAPTPKEPPASLAESDVFSVVVANKADITSCVSAQKLQSEDGSRKVVVRWTILPSGRVTDVVTETAKLRGTPLALCLEEKIRAWTFPRHREQGGPVRFPFVF
- a CDS encoding endopeptidase: MRHTMKLIACLALLIAATSQAIVPPESGPSSLSSKAFFKPELYLPIINTPLKEAQARMSSLNASAWSDFFARNGRDFNVYVDLRTGSASSIQGVIPLIPGTGTGNTVSLSSLRQQLGRPVAKVDAAVVGDLIVKFIADNHAAIGVDPLQLGEPRVTQVSDTLWQVHIPQQVNGIPVRHARVAATINSGNLILLGTEAWAHVSPSVSLQPRVKPEEAMGFAGDALGFFETPGELWQQPTLEVLSLARAEQQNGHTFTGNFGVGYNHRLVWTYGFQRTGELEHWKVSVDAQTGELLSFEDTNSYLDASVKGGIYPSTNTEICPSDATCGTLQLNSPMPWTNTGLPAPNDFTDGAGVYDYSGSGTVTTTLSGKYVKINDSCGAVTFSAAGTLDLGGVNGHHDCTTGGGGAGNTASARSCFYELNKLKEQARGWLPTNTWLQGQLVANVNLNQTCNAFWDSLGQTVNFYRSGGGCRNTGEIGAVFDHEWGHGIDNNDANGTLSSSSEGYADIAANYRLQASCVGHGFFHTSDRGCGQTADGTGFNVNEARTGSPWCATDCSGVRDSDYAKHNPPTPQTPANFSCSRCDSGSGPCGRQVHCSAGPTRQAAWDFVARDLRAPPFNLDAQSAFLVGNKVFYQGSGNVGSWHGCDCNAGTSDGCGATNGYMQWLAADDDDGNLANGTPHMTAIYAAFNRHGIACNTPAPVDGGCATNAPKTAPAMSATAAHSQVDLSWSSVPGASQYWVMKTEGFAGCNFGNSKIATVTGTSYTDPEVANDRSYCYSVVAAGSSSACYTPASTCTCVTPGCLAPTISPVREGPLDGSVDVQFTGPLDWNDVEGVKYDVQVSTDPNFTTIARAAQGLTSSEWAVTPALEDVTTYYWRVRAVSSCGGATPWTSAGSFTTRACVALGTPSSSSPADGATGVAHQPSLDWSDVPLADGYDVQVALDSAFNNVVASASGVSDSSWTVSSALVPNTTYYWRARAKDSCSEGSYTTASFTTANVCSPSTAIYNPNFKTPYCASGCGCDTGTLVRGRGSMYGGVESNRPNTLGGTCADGNAGTFHVDESIDKLVLKSVDRSTIMPGTALKLDVSVWCQSGTDRVDLYYTTNAASPSWTPLVTGLACTGSGPKVFSQNFNAGSTPGTHAVRAQIRYGGVVNTCAGGSYNERDDLAFTVVSPLAQTIAPGSTTQGRGLVGR